In Rhizophagus irregularis chromosome 24, complete sequence, the sequence CGCTTCGCTTATTTCTGCTTGCTTCTCACATTTAAagtatgtaaataatttttttcttaaattttatgattacttataaaaaagatattttccTGAAGTATGATTATTACatactactattattattaataattcctCTAATATCctctaaaattaaatataatttgttaatttcatgCCATTCAGATTTTTCATTGAGGTAGTCTTTATACAAACTTTGTTATTGCATGCAGTGTTGTACATTTTTGATGTCCGCAGCTTTTTTTGGTTGTCCCAGACATGTCCGCGCTCTGTCCGTACTCTTCTGTAACTTAAAACtctacaaaaattatatatatttatgcaTAATTGGATGCTAAAATTTTTGCTAAGTATCGAACAAGGTTATCATAGTAAGATTTTGAGGGGTCggttatcatttcttttttgtgtAACATGTCCCGGACTATACATGTTGccgaaactttttttcaatttcggCCGCATTTCGGCACCAAAATATAGCTACTTGTagatatatcaataaaattttttaaacctcAGATAATTTGGGCCAGATCTGCAGCAACTTTTGGCAGACTTCAGAAAATTTCGGCATAATCTGCAATAATTTCGAATCAGACTTTAAAGTTTTGgccatatattaaatatatgttgtCCGAAATTCCAGAGCCCTGCCGAAATTATGTAAGTTGGTCGAAATTCCTCAAAAGTTCTTTCATAGGTTCTTCAGACCCAGATTAACCTATTTGAAGCCTAATTTCAGCCAAATCTATGAAATCAGATGATCTTGCTTTGAAGAGTTTGTCACGTGGGCGAAATAGCCGAAATATTTCGGCAACATGTATATCCCGGACATTGTCCCGTGACAACACTGAATTTACATGTACGTGtacaattaaatgaattaatgcTTTCGAGTTCATCGAAATTATGCTCATATTGATACAGCATTAAAAATGATCATTACATCGGTGTTCATTCAAacaagattaattaataattttgtataagcaaagaaatcagaatttttcagcatttataatttcaatttgtaGTGTATACAGcaactatatttattatattttataaaaatttccgATATTTAATAACTTAGAATTTATGTCTAACATGTTCCTCCctccatttaaaatttaaattcccAGATGAACTGatcaattttgaaatatttctcctcttcctaattttttaattactcaGAATAAAGTGAAGAATATGTGGagtatattaatcaaattaatactTACAACTAGTCATATCAAAGTTTTCATAAACTACAGTACACGAAGAAAAAGGACATAACAGATAAATTAACGGGAAAAGGAAGAGAAAGTAATTTACCACTTGAAGCCCTTTGAAGCCCATTGCCATTATTGAGACTAATAAGGCAACAGCAAGAAACAGCCAAGAGGGAATAACACCACGGATTAGAGGTAGACAGAGAGTATTATGTGCAATTAACCAAGAAAGAAACTTCAGACGATGAAGTATGATCTGTTTGTTTTGAATTGATCGTGTAAAACGTTGAACTTTCTTGTAACCACTGCCAAAAAAGATGACCTTCATTTTCAAATCGCTCAACAAAAATGAGTTATCCGGACTTTTCGCCGAAgtccatttcaccgaaacccatttcgccgaagcAATTTCTCCGAAGCAATTTCACCGAAACAATTTCACGGAAATAAAACACCACATTTGGGTTGATATACATACAAAGACTATCCAGATTAACGTCTAATCTAAATGTGGCATGGAAAATTATATGCAAGTTATCATGAGAGATTCTCAAGTAATAATCCATTTCGGCTCTGTTTTAGTTGATATTTCcgaactaaaaataaaaagtaataagtAATAtgatcattttaaataattattaattgatcaTAAATGAACAGGtcctaataaattattataaaaggcGACGGTTTCGATTTTACTctgaattcaaattattgataattacattttaatcaaatttatgaAACCATGAaccgaaattttatttttgtattcatATTATTAGCTTCGCTTTCAATAGTCAATGCTATTCCTATTCCACATAAACTTCTTAAACGAACAACCGAATTTATACAATGTAAACATTCACCAATGCCGCCCCCACTCTCTATAGTGATTTCACCTGATCCTGTCGTATCTGGTAACACCGAGACTTTTACTGTTTCCGCAACATTTGACCAAGATATTCCCGATGGAACTGATCTTACTGTTTTCTTTGACGATTTTAATACTGGATCTATTATAGGGGATATCCATAGGGTGCCTTTGTGTGATGATGATGGATGTCCAAAAGCTGGAATTCAATTCACTAAAACACTGGATTATTCGGATGTACCTGAATTACCTAACCCATATGATATTCTAGTTGGTATTATGAAAAATACTGATGTATTGGCCTGTGCAATTGCTCCTTTTATTTTCAAGTAATCAAGTTTCTCTTACTTCTATAGCTTTTTACAAGTCttcttgataaattaattttccatgttattacattttttttatttaaaagagaaatttatttaatttattttatttgttattggTTAAATTCATCTTTATAATCTAATTCATTATACATTATCAACGACTGAATTCTTCAGATTTCTCGAGATTTCTTCTATACTTCTGAAAGAAAAAATGCTCCACTGAGAATTTACCCTTTTAGACTAACCTGTGACTTCACGATCATATACTTTTTTGAATTCCACActttcaaagaaaataattttacttttatcgcttaaagaaaaacaataatataaaataaaagaacgttcttttataattactattgattaaagaaatgttctatttcataataaagataataagataatttgtTTTGTACTAATATACTTAGTggtcataattttttttttttaacgaattaGCTGGGATAGGTGGCGAATACATCGATCATACTGGCGCTATGTGCTTGTTTTAGTGCGAAAAGGTCCTGTAATCAATGATCGGATACTATACGTGAATACTGTACGCTttctaatagaaaaaaaatttcgctTTGGCACAAATAAGTTGAAATCTAATTCAGAcctaacattatttttttaaataagtgaACTACTAGGACTGTACCCTAGCGGCGACcttcaaaatataattagttttaaCATAAACTGAATGTAACATAGTAAaacaaaatactttttttttaaagaacccctaattactttattatacttatataataactgataaattgtataaaaaaaatatttctaagtttggatgaaaaattttatcagtgtcatatttagttatattaatacgaacaaaaattaatttgtttgatatatataattagatTGTAACTAATCTGTCTTAATCTGattcagttttattattaattatgacttaatgttagtaataaattattagtaactgctagaaaaaattattttagtaatcaaattattacgAAATCTTTAATAGTTCGTAAATATTTGATAacatatatttgtaatatttgattaacaattaaattttacaataactccaaattttttttaaaaaaaacaattactttttttttaatataataaaagtaaataaacataatttcttttatttcattaaaaaaataaatataatgcttaataattacacaaaaaaaataccaggtaataaaaaatcagttcGTATTTGTCAGGTGATCTATGGCATAACGTAACACGAtcagcaattaaattttacgttaaccaaattttttttttaaaccaactacttttctttgaaataacgcaacttcttttatttcattaaaaaataaatttagtacttattacatataaaatataaaaaacaacagataataaaaaaaagaatttaaaaacaGTTCGTATATATTTGTCAGGTGATTTATGACATGTATGTAACACGAtcagcaattaaatttttacgacaaccaatttttttttatatatagtacttattattacatataaaaaatataaagaacaacagataataaaaaaaatcaaaaaaaaaaagattattaccAGGTTATTTTAGTCATAACAAGTTTTCGATATATATACTGTAGGTTCGGCATAACCAGTGGGCGACTGTATtcaattgattttttcatgagatataaataaattaatcgaAGGTATATTTGgtgatattaatgataaacaaatctttatcatcatttttaactctaaagatttatattataatttgccTTGAGGATATAATTcttgaattatcaaaaatctgaatctgaaaattcaaaagcctttcattggtgtcaaaaagcagcagaaattCAGTTTCGAAGATAAATTACAATGTTAATATAATGTAAGTGCTATTTATTTTTCTCACAAAATATTTgagagaaaataaatttaatcacgataattcttattattctaATTCTTTGAGAATTCTTGAACTTTGTAATTGCGctttaattattcaaacaaTTTCGATTCGcggaattaaaaatttgttttcatagtttgtttaaaatgaaaatagtgttgatgttaataattcaaaaaaattggcTGTAAATCATCATCCTCcttattcatttaattgatgaatggaaaatttctaatttggAAATTGAAACTTTCTCAATatgaaagaaatgaaaaaaaaacctctaaattttttttaaaaaaaggtaacatttattatatttatattattctaaaCAACAATATAAATGTAAACTATGTAATGATACTTTTGATAAATCAGAATACTCTTTCTTTcatcttataataaaacattttaaaaaaaaattccaaatataCAGTATTGTTGGAATGATTGTGATAGGaatcatttattcaattttatttaaataacgtaaaaaaaaaatttatcatgatTTTCTTTCTATGAAAAAAGTTGTATATATTCTATAATAGAACCGAAAATAATTATGTgacttataatatttttaattgaaaataataatacaaattatagtatttttcAATATACCTTCAGGACTAGGGAGTTTATCTTCGTTATTTGAGTTGACCATCTTAagagttaaaaataataaaaaaattgatttcaaGTCTAACAAACTTAACTATTTCGTATGTAAGactaaagttaataaaaaagaatcataattttttttttttgataatctcttaacagatttatttttttatgaaaaaaaaattttcttaaatcttgcaaaaataataaattttaacgaTGACGTTTTATAcgttttatatgtaaattactGCGGTACTGCTGCGGTACTGCGGTACCATGGCTGAAGTATTGACTTTTTTGTTTGGTAATACTAAAAATCACGCTGTACGTTGTGCGACTATtcggagaaaaaaaatttatataataggaaaactttaacaatttttacttttcattttttttcaactttctGTTagcttattattattcaatacgttcgataatatcaaaatgcaaGATActgaaaatacaaataatacaaatgaaTGGATTAATTGGATTGAGGAAGCTGTTGATAaagaacatttaaaattttatgaatatgaagaatttaataatattcaacatATTGGTACTGGAGATTTCGGAAACGTATATcgtgcaaattggaaaaattcagGAAAACTAGTTGCATTAAAATCGTTTATTAGTCTTAATAACTTTGCCATGAAAGAAATCGTTCGTGAGGTATTTTAATGCagtataatacattttttttcgtctatgaattttatctaatatatttatttcaaatattttatttttttattcagttaAAAATTCAACGCAAAGTTGATTTCCATGATAACATTATTAGTTGCTATGGAATAACAAAACTTGAGTTAGGTATTATTAACATCacattgataaatataatattcttttaatcgcaaaattttacaaaaattcatttagtaattacttcttttattcattagaaaatcataataattatcagTTAGTATTAGAATACGCCGACGGTGGTACTCTTCGaagttatttaaagaaaaattttaacaaacttACTTGGGATGACAAATATAATATGGCATACCAGTTATCTTGTGCCGTATCATGCTtacataatgaaaaaatagtgcatcgtgatttggtaatttatttaacattatttaatcattaatcataatgtatttgtattattaattaaaaaaaattgaatatatatatatgtttttttaatagcacTCCTGTAATATACTAGTCCATAATAACACAATCAAATTagcagattttggattatctaaAAGAATTGGGGCATCGTCTAATCTTCaatctaaattatttggtGTGGTCCCTTATGTCGATCCAAAAAGCTTTAGTAgacaaagaaataataataatcaatcaacACAAATGTTctcattaaatgaaaaaagtgatatttatagtataggCGTATTATTTTGGGAAATATCTAGTGGGCAGCCTCCTTTTTATGTTGAGGATGAAGAATATGATGTTGGTTTAGCTGTGGAAATTTCACAAGGTCTTAGAGAAACTGTTGCTCCTGATACTCCTGAAgaatatgttaaaatttatactagtgagtaaaattttaaattttatatattctatatttcatatttttataatttaaaaaatattatttaattaatcttaaattaaattttatttcttagaATGTTGGAATGGGGAACCAGATAATCGTCCAACTATATATCAAGTAGTTGATTGGTTAAATGCAATAGTTACAAAATCAGATGTAATAGTagaaaatcatcaaatatCAAATGAACAAGAACTTAATGAGACTTCTTTAAGTACTAATAGTTCAGAATTACAAGGAGATTTATCTCaacttattcaaaattttgataaaatgaatattaaagaaattgatcctacggcaatagaaaatttttcaactgaaaaagattttaacatTTTAGTTGATGAAATCAATGACCttacttataaattaaaaaataaaggaattggATGGAAATTAGAAAAGCAACAaactattgaatattttaataatcataatttaaatttacaagaattttataattggttattaactaatcaaaatagtttaaattctatttttattcttggatattttaattttcatggaATTATAACAAGTGAAAATAGTGATAAAgcatttaatttgtttattaatgcatcagaaaaaaatcatgCATTAGCACAGAATTTTGTTGGTTTGTGCTATGATCATGGATATGGaactataataaatgaaaaattagcttttgaatattatgaaaaagctgCAAATAATGGAGATATAGGTGCAATGTATAATCTTggtatttcatataaaaatggagagggtattgaaaaagatcataataaagcttttgaattgtTAAAGCAATCAGCTGAAGAAGGACATATATCGGGATTAATGATGTtgggatattgttataataatggtattggaactgaaattgataatcaaaaagcatttgaattatatcaaaattctgCAAATTTAGGAGATGATGTAGCACAAAATAATCTTGCTTTAATGTATGAAAAAGGAGATGTAATTGCAAAAGATATAGATAAAGCgatttattggtatgaaaaatctgCCAAACAAGGATATGAGttagcaaaaaataatttagaaagtcttcaaaataaaataagtttttaataaacttttctcattcaaattttaaaattttagatcattagtttacagtatttatttttataaaaatttacaaaatagtAAATACATTGCCCTAAAATAATgatagttaaaaattttacctattttattatatatactttcttttataattaaacataatCGTAAGAAGACATTTTCGATCTAACATATCTATTAATAATGGAAGCATATTGAGACTTATCGCGAACCTTCTATTTTTCAAcggattttctttttattaactacaacaaattaaacaaattatagccaatgaaaaaaatgaataaatttgccaagtaagaaatttattaatcagaatttttttatataataattgaaatactttatttattattatcttataaaattatcCTGATTTTCTATTCCATCTATTATAAAATGGTatagtcttcttttttttcaataggATCCAtttgatagttttttttttgataactgAAGGTCccatatgaaaaaatgaacactacatatttttaaaaccCTTATAAGTATTATCTTTACTAAGAccttttttaactaaaatttttaatgatcgcttctttttttcaaaattagaatttacaaaatcatcataaCTCTAAATTTAATGCAACTATAACTAATTATAGTGAGATATTGAGAAATTCAAGAAGAATAAAGACatgaatatttgaatttataaaaacactttttagagaaaataaattaaaaataggaaatgatttccaattttatttgaatttttttgagtcaacttttttttattatgaaataaattaaaaatggtatGTGATTTcataatggtgtagttagccgaaaaaCGGAGCCTAATTCATGATTGCTGATCATCCGGACCCAGTTTAATCGCAGAAAATCCCTTGGAATTCCACGACGATCCACGCCTGAGCCGGGTCCGGATCACGTTGCGGCTAGTTATTTTTCGATTAACTACACTATTATGGTGATAAACCTTttctaacaaagaaaaaatttcatctatACTAATAACAAGTTGCCTTAGTCCCTGATAGGGCGT encodes:
- a CDS encoding uncharacterized protein (SECRETED:cutsite_VNA-IP; SECRETED:prob_0.9820); SECRETED:SignalP(1-20) encodes the protein MNRNFIFVFILLASLSIVNAIPIPHKLLKRTTEFIQCKHSPMPPPLSIVISPDPVVSGNTETFTVSATFDQDIPDGTDLTVFFDDFNTGSIIGDIHRVPLCDDDGCPKAGIQFTKTLDYSDVPELPNPYDILVGIMKNTDVLACAIAPFIFK